In the Cloacibacillus sp. genome, GCGTCATCCGCGGCAGTTATGCCGATGAGTATGGAAACATCTCGCTCGAGGAGGAGGCCCTCTACAGCGAGCAGGCGGCGATGGCCGCGGCCGTGCATAACTGCGGCGGCGTGGTGATCGTGCAGGTGAAGGGAGTCTTTAAACGCGGCGCCGTCGATCCCCGGCATGTGGCGATTCCCGGCGCGCTCGTCGACTATATCGTGGTCGCCAAACAGGGAAACCACCTGCAGTGCTACGACGGTTCGGTTTTTCGCCCCGAGCTGATAGGCGACGTGCGGCAGCAGCTGGAAATGATCCGCCCGATGGCGCTCTCGCCGCGAAAGGTCTGCGGCCGGCGCGCGGCGCTTGAGATAGAGGGCGGCAGCCTTGTAAACCTGGGCATCGGGATGCCGGACAGCGTCGCCAGCGTCGCTAACGAGGAAGGCATCAGCCATCAGGTGACGTTTTCCATCGAGACGGGGGTCTACGGCGGCGTGCCGGTGAGCGGCGTGGGATTGGGTGCCGCGGTGAATCCAGACGCGATTCTTTCAATAACGGACAACTTTG is a window encoding:
- a CDS encoding CoA-transferase, which produces VIRGSYADEYGNISLEEEALYSEQAAMAAAVHNCGGVVIVQVKGVFKRGAVDPRHVAIPGALVDYIVVAKQGNHLQCYDGSVFRPELIGDVRQQLEMIRPMALSPRKVCGRRAALEIEGGSLVNLGIGMPDSVASVANEEGISHQVTFSIETGVYGGVPVSGVGLGAAVNPDAILSITDNFDIYDGGALDAAFLGMGEVDEEGNVNVSKFGSRCTGPGGFINITQSTEKVCFLGTFTAGPMDCQIGGGRLAIEKDAPGIKFKKKVQQVTFSSRCAAEKGQRVLYITERAVFRLEKEGVTLTEIAPGADLERDVLAKMEFRPRISDELRLMDERIFHDKKMKISFTR